One region of Ictalurus punctatus breed USDA103 chromosome 6, Coco_2.0, whole genome shotgun sequence genomic DNA includes:
- the LOC108267040 gene encoding interferon alpha/beta receptor 1a isoform X2, with protein sequence MSLHLDLKLTLLLIMTGFMAHGGLVVSTFASHCQDQGLMPVALCGHQQSNCTYINFIPDKNVSAFLPCPQNVKMTAIDMNYMLHWDWNYKHLENTVNFTAEYAFQYSEDETEPYKRACECSRESWCNFTCCKLCFSGRYWVRVRADAGPQHSNWTYINFIPDEDVLLSSPSIVNVMADIDVLTLTISKSVMSDQMKLKYRVQYWERRKPEQVSFVSQIYNKSSNYTSPQCVYTKGRPLVWQTILAMLCCILLLGTFLYMCHKFRRNSSVYIIPESILAFSSAPLLLELQEECYTIAHVISPAIPLTHTLKEQEHTPELQALQSICQWNDDSVQDSGFSSGLGS encoded by the exons TTatggcgcacggtggcttagtggttagcacgtttgcctcacactgccaggATCAGGGTTTGATGcctgtggccctgtgtgggcACCAACAATCCAACTGCACGTATATTAATTTCATACCTGATAAGAATG TTTCGGCTTTTCTGCCATGCCCACAGAATGTAAAAATGACTGCAATAGACATGAACTACATGCTGCATTGGGATTGGAATTACAAACATCTGGAAAACACAGTCAACTTCACCGCTGAGTATGCCTT CCAATATAGTGAAGACGAAACCGAACCATATAAGCGGGCATGTGAATGTTCCAGGGAGAGTTGGTGTAATTTCACATGCTGTAAGCTGTGTTTTTCAGGAAGGTATTGGGTTAGAGTCAGAGCCGATGCTGGGCCCCAGCACTCCAACTGGACGTATATTAATTTCATACCTGATGAGGATG TGCTGCTTTCTTCACCCAGCATAGTAAATGTGATGGCAGACATAGACGTGTTAACTCTTACAATATCCAAGTCAGTCATGAGTGACCAGATGAAGCTGAAATACAGGGTGCAATACTGGGAGAGGCGTAAACCTGAACAG GTTAGCTTCGTCAGTCAGATATATAACAAGAGCAGCAATTACACATCTCCGCAGTGTGTGTACACTAAAG GTCGCCCCTTGGTGTGGCAGACAATTCTTGCGATGCTGTGCTGCATCCTTCTTTTAGGAACTTTTTTATACATGTGTCACAAATTCAGAAGAAACTCCTCAGTATATATAATACCTGAGAGCATACTA GCTTTTTCATCTGCTCCCTTGCTCCTAGAACTGCAGGAAGAGTGTTACACAATAGCACATGTGATCTCACCTGCCATaccgctgacacacacactgaaggaaCAGGAACACACACCAGAACTCCAGGCTTTACAGTCCATATGCCAGTGGAATGATGATTCTGTACAAGACTCAGGCTTCAGCTCTGGACTAGGGAGCTGA
- the LOC108267040 gene encoding interferon alpha/beta receptor 1a isoform X1, producing MSLHLDLKLTLLLIMTGFMAHGGLVVSTFASHCQDQGLMPVALCGHQQSNCTYINFIPDKNVSAFLPCPQNVKMTAIDMNYMLHWDWNYKHLENTVNFTAEYAFQYSEDETEPYKRACECSRESWCNFTCCKLCFSGRYWVRVRADAGPQHSNWTYINFIPDEDVLLSSPSIVNVMADIDVLTLTISKSVMSDQMKLKYRVQYWERRKPEQKHMKVYDSPHAPLISLTSRTEYCVQVSFVSQIYNKSSNYTSPQCVYTKGRPLVWQTILAMLCCILLLGTFLYMCHKFRRNSSVYIIPESILAFSSAPLLLELQEECYTIAHVISPAIPLTHTLKEQEHTPELQALQSICQWNDDSVQDSGFSSGLGS from the exons TTatggcgcacggtggcttagtggttagcacgtttgcctcacactgccaggATCAGGGTTTGATGcctgtggccctgtgtgggcACCAACAATCCAACTGCACGTATATTAATTTCATACCTGATAAGAATG TTTCGGCTTTTCTGCCATGCCCACAGAATGTAAAAATGACTGCAATAGACATGAACTACATGCTGCATTGGGATTGGAATTACAAACATCTGGAAAACACAGTCAACTTCACCGCTGAGTATGCCTT CCAATATAGTGAAGACGAAACCGAACCATATAAGCGGGCATGTGAATGTTCCAGGGAGAGTTGGTGTAATTTCACATGCTGTAAGCTGTGTTTTTCAGGAAGGTATTGGGTTAGAGTCAGAGCCGATGCTGGGCCCCAGCACTCCAACTGGACGTATATTAATTTCATACCTGATGAGGATG TGCTGCTTTCTTCACCCAGCATAGTAAATGTGATGGCAGACATAGACGTGTTAACTCTTACAATATCCAAGTCAGTCATGAGTGACCAGATGAAGCTGAAATACAGGGTGCAATACTGGGAGAGGCGTAAACCTGAACAG AAACACATGAAAGTTTATGACAGTCCACATGCTCCTCTGATCTCACTGACATCCAGGACTGAATACTGTGTGCAGGTTAGCTTCGTCAGTCAGATATATAACAAGAGCAGCAATTACACATCTCCGCAGTGTGTGTACACTAAAG GTCGCCCCTTGGTGTGGCAGACAATTCTTGCGATGCTGTGCTGCATCCTTCTTTTAGGAACTTTTTTATACATGTGTCACAAATTCAGAAGAAACTCCTCAGTATATATAATACCTGAGAGCATACTA GCTTTTTCATCTGCTCCCTTGCTCCTAGAACTGCAGGAAGAGTGTTACACAATAGCACATGTGATCTCACCTGCCATaccgctgacacacacactgaaggaaCAGGAACACACACCAGAACTCCAGGCTTTACAGTCCATATGCCAGTGGAATGATGATTCTGTACAAGACTCAGGCTTCAGCTCTGGACTAGGGAGCTGA
- the LOC108267040 gene encoding interferon alpha/beta receptor 1a isoform X3, with protein sequence MSLHLDLKLTLLLIMTVSAFLPCPQNVKMTAIDMNYMLHWDWNYKHLENTVNFTAEYAFQYSEDETEPYKRACECSRESWCNFTCCKLCFSGRYWVRVRADAGPQHSNWTYINFIPDEDVLLSSPSIVNVMADIDVLTLTISKSVMSDQMKLKYRVQYWERRKPEQKHMKVYDSPHAPLISLTSRTEYCVQVSFVSQIYNKSSNYTSPQCVYTKGRPLVWQTILAMLCCILLLGTFLYMCHKFRRNSSVYIIPESILAFSSAPLLLELQEECYTIAHVISPAIPLTHTLKEQEHTPELQALQSICQWNDDSVQDSGFSSGLGS encoded by the exons TTTCGGCTTTTCTGCCATGCCCACAGAATGTAAAAATGACTGCAATAGACATGAACTACATGCTGCATTGGGATTGGAATTACAAACATCTGGAAAACACAGTCAACTTCACCGCTGAGTATGCCTT CCAATATAGTGAAGACGAAACCGAACCATATAAGCGGGCATGTGAATGTTCCAGGGAGAGTTGGTGTAATTTCACATGCTGTAAGCTGTGTTTTTCAGGAAGGTATTGGGTTAGAGTCAGAGCCGATGCTGGGCCCCAGCACTCCAACTGGACGTATATTAATTTCATACCTGATGAGGATG TGCTGCTTTCTTCACCCAGCATAGTAAATGTGATGGCAGACATAGACGTGTTAACTCTTACAATATCCAAGTCAGTCATGAGTGACCAGATGAAGCTGAAATACAGGGTGCAATACTGGGAGAGGCGTAAACCTGAACAG AAACACATGAAAGTTTATGACAGTCCACATGCTCCTCTGATCTCACTGACATCCAGGACTGAATACTGTGTGCAGGTTAGCTTCGTCAGTCAGATATATAACAAGAGCAGCAATTACACATCTCCGCAGTGTGTGTACACTAAAG GTCGCCCCTTGGTGTGGCAGACAATTCTTGCGATGCTGTGCTGCATCCTTCTTTTAGGAACTTTTTTATACATGTGTCACAAATTCAGAAGAAACTCCTCAGTATATATAATACCTGAGAGCATACTA GCTTTTTCATCTGCTCCCTTGCTCCTAGAACTGCAGGAAGAGTGTTACACAATAGCACATGTGATCTCACCTGCCATaccgctgacacacacactgaaggaaCAGGAACACACACCAGAACTCCAGGCTTTACAGTCCATATGCCAGTGGAATGATGATTCTGTACAAGACTCAGGCTTCAGCTCTGGACTAGGGAGCTGA